The sequence below is a genomic window from Candidatus Niyogibacteria bacterium CG10_big_fil_rev_8_21_14_0_10_46_36.
CTTTGGTCATTCCGCTGTGGGTCTGACATCCCTGAACGAATATCTCATGTTGTCTGGCCATTTCCGCCGGTATCTTTTTGCCGACTGCTTTTCTGAATTTATCCACCGTTTCCCAGTTATAGCCGGCTAATTCAAGAGCGGTAAACAAAAGATCTTCTTGATAGACCAAAACCCCATATGATTTGGCAAGAAACTTCTCCGCCTTCGGGTGAAAATATTTGATGGGGCTTCGGCCTTGTTTTCTGGCAATGTATTCGGGGATGTTATTTATCGGACCCGGACGATAAAGGGCAACCATAGCGTTGATATCATCAATAACCGTCGGCCTAAGCTCCATAAGGAATTTTGTCATACCGTCGCCGTTCAATTGGAAAAGGCCTTCCGTTTCGCCTCTGGCCAGCATTTCAAAAGTTTTCTTGTCGTCAAAAGATATTTTCTCTATATCTATGTCAATATTTTTGTGCTCTTTGACCAAACGAACGGCATTCTCTAAGATAGCCAAATTACGAATACCCAAGAAGTCAAGTTTGGTTAACCCAACCCCCTCTTCTCCGACAGCATGCATATCATATTGGGTTATAAGTTTATCGTTTTCTCGAGGGTCGTATTGAATCGGTACGTAATTGTTTAGTGGGTTTGGGGATATAACCACACCGGCGGCATGAACAGAAACATGACGAACGGTGCCTTCAAGTTTTTTGGCAACATCCAATATTTCCCGCGCTTCGCGGTCTTTTTGGTAAAGGTTCTTAAGTTCCGGTTCAAGCTCCATGGCGCGATCTATCGTCATAGGAAATCCTTGTGAGCCCAGCGGTATTAACTTTGCAATACGATCGCCGGTCTCATATGGCTTGCCTAATGCACGCGCCACATCACGGACCGCTCCGCGAGCCAGCATTGTACCGAATGTTCCAATCTGGGCCACCTTATCGGCCCCATATTTCTTTTTGGCATATTCTATAACTTCTCCTCGTCGGTTATCGGCAAAGTCCATATCAATATCGGGGGCTGAAGGACGGAAGGGATTTAAAAATCGTTCAAAGGGAAGTTGAAATTCTATCGGGTTGACATGGGTGATACCGGAAAGATAAGACACAAGCGAGCCGGCGACCGAACCGCGGACCGTGGTATATATGTTTGATTCATGGGCAAATCGGAGCAGGTCGGCGACGACAAGGAAGTAGGGAGAATAGTCCTTTTGTTGGAAGTTTTTACTCTCAATAATTTCAAGTTCGTAACGTCGTCGTGCTTCTATTTCCGGATTATTGTCTAGCCCGCGTTCTTTTGCCCCTTTTCGGGTTAATTCATCAAGCATTTGGCCGGCTGTCTTGCCTGGTTCAAGTTTAAAGTTGGGGAAAATAAATTTGCCAAGCTCAAGTTCCACGTTGCATTGTTCGGCAACCTTTTCCGTGTTTGCCACCGCTTCTGGAATATCCTTGAACCATTCCA
It includes:
- a CDS encoding DNA polymerase III subunit alpha, giving the protein DSHYLRPDDAFAHKTLVAISTQTDVTDTKIFSGNGQYHFISTEEAMEWFKDIPEAVANTEKVAEQCNVELELGKFIFPNFKLEPGKTAGQMLDELTRKGAKERGLDNNPEIEARRRYELEIIESKNFQQKDYSPYFLVVADLLRFAHESNIYTTVRGSVAGSLVSYLSGITHVNPIEFQLPFERFLNPFRPSAPDIDMDFADNRRGEVIEYAKKKYGADKVAQIGTFGTMLARGAVRDVARALGKPYETGDRIAKLIPLGSQGFPMTIDRAMELEPELKNLYQKDREAREILDVAKKLEGTVRHVSVHAAGVVISPNPLNNYVPIQYDPRENDKLITQYDMHAVGEEGVGLTKLDFLGIRNLAILENAVRLVKEHKNIDIDIEKISFDDKKTFEMLARGETEGLFQLNGDGMTKFLMELRPTVIDDINAMVALYRPGPINNIPEYIARKQGRSPIKYFHPKAEKFLAKSYGVLVYQEDLLFTALELAGYNWETVDKFRKAVGKKIPAEMARQHEIFVQGCQTHSGMTK